From a single Intestinibaculum porci genomic region:
- a CDS encoding YitT family protein encodes MRFKRKFGREISFARSALFVVISALIMAVNIKTFVRAGNLVPGGITGLSLLVQRTLMKFAGIHIPYFLINILLNAIPAAIGFKFISKRFTTFSVLMIVLNSFMVDLIPSYKITTDPLLVAVFGGLINGIAISIALKGRASSGGTDFVAVYLNRKFNIRSWNIILGFNVCILLIAGALFGFEASLYSIIFQFVSTQAINTFNKNDHQITMFIVTNKPDEIEKEIYSQTNHGATRLNAQGSYKHENRTMIYTVISEDELNDMTSKVMAIDPHAFVNVTQSMAVKGNFYQKPL; translated from the coding sequence ATGAGATTTAAAAGAAAATTTGGACGCGAGATTAGTTTTGCCCGTTCGGCTCTTTTCGTTGTCATTTCAGCCTTGATCATGGCTGTCAACATCAAAACATTCGTCCGGGCAGGCAACTTAGTCCCGGGCGGAATTACCGGGCTGAGCTTATTAGTCCAGCGAACTTTAATGAAATTTGCTGGGATCCACATTCCTTATTTTCTGATCAACATTTTACTTAATGCGATCCCCGCTGCCATTGGTTTTAAGTTTATCTCTAAACGATTTACCACTTTCAGTGTCTTAATGATCGTCCTCAACTCCTTTATGGTTGACTTGATCCCTTCCTATAAAATTACCACTGATCCTTTATTAGTGGCCGTCTTTGGCGGGCTGATCAATGGCATTGCGATCTCCATTGCCTTAAAAGGACGCGCTTCTTCCGGCGGCACTGACTTTGTGGCCGTTTATCTGAATCGTAAGTTTAATATTCGTTCATGGAATATTATCTTAGGTTTTAATGTCTGCATCTTATTAATTGCGGGCGCCTTATTTGGTTTTGAAGCCTCCCTTTATTCAATTATTTTCCAGTTCGTTTCAACCCAGGCCATTAACACGTTTAATAAAAACGATCATCAGATCACAATGTTTATTGTGACCAACAAACCTGATGAAATCGAAAAAGAGATATACAGTCAGACCAACCATGGGGCTACTCGCTTAAATGCCCAAGGCTCTTATAAGCATGAAAACCGGACAATGATCTATACCGTTATCTCAGAAGATGAACTGAATGATATGACCAGTAAAGTCATGGCGATTGATCCTCATGCCTTTGTCAATGTGACCCAGTCGATGGCCGTTAAAGGCAACTTCTATCAGAAGCCATTATAA